The sequence below is a genomic window from Halosolutus gelatinilyticus.
CTCGTCTTCGTCCTGGCCGAGCACGTGTCCGGCGACGCCCCCGCCGAGGAACAGCCCGCCGGCGAGCGCGCTCGCCTTCATGAACGATCGCCGATCGAGGTCGATCGTCACCGGCTCCGCGTCCGCGCTCATGACGGCGGACCTCCCGCGCGTTCACCTGTCCACACCCGTGATGTCCCCACGGTGACATCAACTAATACGGTGGTAGTGTTACCCACTCGCATGGCGGCAACTTCCCCGCTGACCCTCATCAATATTTGCTTCGAACATTTCGCGGAAAATTATCTCTCGACTAGGGGAGTAGCTAGCAAAGTAACACTGTGTTAGTCATGTATGATTAATTCCTTTGACCTGGAGTGATATTCACCACTTCCTGACGCAACGCTATTGTCGTGCCACGGTATAGCACGATGGGATGAAGGTCGGGAGTTTCGTGTGTTCGTGCGCCGACACGTGCGACATCGACCTGGAGGGGGCCAGGGAGGGGATCGACGACGTCGACGTCGCGGCGAGTTCGAGTCTGCTCTGTCAGGACGGCCTCCCCGCGATGGAACAGGTGATCGAGGAGTTCGACCTCGATCAGTTGATCGTCACCTGCCCGGAGAGCGGAGCACAGCGGAAGCTCAGACGAGTCGCCGAACAACAGGGGCTGCGTCCGGACGCGGTCTCGTTCGTCGATCAGCGCGAGCGCGCCGGCTGGGTCCACGACGAGGCCGGCGCCACGGCCAAGACGGCTCGAATGGTCAACGCTCGGTACGCGGGACTGGAGGCCGAATCGATCGGGAGATCGATCTCTCGGGAGGCCGGCGACGAGGTCGCGGTCGTGGCCGATCCCGAGACCGCCGCGGCGCTGGCCGACGACGCCGACGTCACCCTGATCGCAGATGGGGAAGAGTACGTCGACGCGGCCGCCAACCTCGACGACGTGACGATCGAACGCGGACGGGTCGTCGACGTGGAGGGGCGCTACGGCGACTTTACCGTCCGCCTGGCGTCCCGCGTCACCGAGGACTGCATCTCCTGTATGAAGTGCGTCCACGAGGGTCCGGACGGACAGGTCACACGCTACCCCGTCGACATCGATCCCGAGGCGCCCGACGGTGGGTGGACCGACGTCTGTCCCACTGACGCGATCGAGCTGAACGGCACCCGGCGCAGCCTCGAGTTCGACCAGATCGTCTACCCGGCCGCCGATCGCCGGACCCGCGGCGGCCGGATCGGGTTCTACACCGCGCCGATCGACGCGTCGACGATCTCGGCCGTCAGGAAGCACCTCGGCGGGATCGAGAAGCCCGACCACCTCGACCTCGAGATGGACGTCTGCGCGGCCGGCGACTCCAGCCAGATGGGCTGTAACGAGTGCGTCGAGGCCTGTCCCCACGACGCGGTGGAACGATCGCGGATCGACGAGGTCGAGTTCGACAAAGCGGCCTGCCAGAACTGCGGGGCCTGTACGAGTTCCTGCCCGACGGGCGCGACGATGCTCCGCGAACCGTCGAACGAGCGCCTCGCCCGCGAGGTCGAGGCGCTCCTGGTGCCGGCCGACGGGGAGGGCGGCTGGCTCCTCGATCGATCGGGGTCCGACCTCGATCCGGCGATCGTGGCCTTCGTCTGCTCCGAGCGGGCCGACGACGCGCTCGCCGAGTACGGCCGGCTTTCGGCCGCGGGCAAGGCCGAGGTCGAGTACCCGCCGATCCTCCCGGTGCGCGTGAACTGCACCGACACCGTCGGCGAGGCCCACGCGATGCACGCGCTCGCCTGCGGCGCCGACGGCGTCGCGATCGTCGGCTGCGGCGGCGACTGCCTGCACTCCGGGCCGGACCCGAAGGCGGACCTCGTCGATCGGCTCAACCGCGCGACCGCGAACCTTGGCCTCGGCGAACGCGTCGGCTTCTTCGCGCCCGATCCGGCCGACCACGAGGCGTTCGTCGAAGAGATCACGACCTTCGCCGGCGATCTCCCCGAATCGCCGATTCCCGCCGGCGGACACGAGGCGACGGGCGGGATCGACAGCGCGGAACCACGTTCCGCGAACAGCCGGACTGCGTCCGGCGACGCCGATCGGGACAATCCGCCGTTCGACAGTCACGGCTGGACCTTGGAGAGCGTGCGGGCGATCCTCGACCACGTCGACCCCGATCGGGAGGTGATCCGCGGCCTGAAGGACTTCGGCCGGATGGAGGTCGGCGACGGCTGTACGTTCACGCCGACGTGCTCGAACCTCTGTCCGACCGACGCGATCCGTCGAAACGAGGAGACCGCGACGCTGGAGTTCAACCACGAGCGCTGCGTCAACTGCGGCCTCTGCGAGGAGGGCTGCGTCGAGGACGTCATCACGATGCGCGACGGCCTCGACCTGTCCCTGCTCCCGGAGAACCGCGACGGCAAAGATTCCGTCTGGACCGAGGTGTTCGAGGGCTCGATGCTCGAGTGCCGACACTGCGGCACGCCGTTTACGAGCGAGCAATCGGCGCAGAAGATTCAGGAGGAAGTCGGCGAGGTCGTGGCCGGTATCGCGCCGAGCGCGTCCGGGAGCATCTTCGAGTACTGTAACGACTGTCGCGCGCAACTGCTGTACGACAGGGGTGGGAGTCGATGAACGACGATCGACGGCGAGAGCCGACGAACGGCGGCGCAACAGCGTGTCGGCTACGAGGGGGTGAGCACCGATGAGCGTCGACCAGGAGGCGCTGTACGACGCCCGGCTCGAACTGGTGAACTTCCTGATCGACGCGCTCGCGGACGTGCCGACGGCGGAGTTCGTCGAGGCCCTGCTCGACGGCGCGGTCAGGTTCCCCGACGAGAGCGTCGACGATCGCCTCGATCGGGGCTTCGAGCGGCTCGCGGCGTTCATCGAGGAGAACGAGGACCGCGACCCGGCCGCCGTGCAGGACGAACTCGAGCGGGAGTTTACACGGCTGTTCGTCGGGCCGCGCCCGCGGATCATGGCCCACGAAACCTACTATCGGGAGGACACCGACTTCCGGGGCTCTGGGCTGGCTCGGATCGAGGCCAGCTACGGGGCCGCCGGCTGGTCCCCGCCGGAGGCGTATCCCGAGGAGAACGATTACGTCGCGGTCGAACTCGCCTTCCTCCGCTATCTGATCGAGCGTCAGCGCGACGGCTACGAGGAGACGTTCGGCTACCAGCGGGTCTTCCACGAGGAGCACCTCTCCGAGTGGATCGACGAGTTCGCCGCGGACGTCCGCGAGACCGCCGACGTCCGGTTCTACGAGGGCGTCGCCGACGTGCTGGAGGGGGTCGTCGCCTTCGAGGAAGAGATCGCGATGCAGATGGCCTGAGTTACCGATCGAGGACGTCCCGGGCTTCCTCCTCCACCGCGCCCGCGACGTCCTCGACGTCGTCCGCCGCCTCGTCGACGTCGTCTTCCGCGTCGTCGACGAACGGTTCGAGGACCTCGTCGCTGAACGAGACGTCCCCATCCACTTCGCCGTCGTTGATGTCGTGGGGCGCCGTGTGCGTCCAGACCTCCTTGTCCCGTTTCGTGTCCATTCCGGGGTCCGGCCGCCAGCCCGTGTGCGTCATAGTTCCGTGTGCATCGATGGCACGGAAATAGGTTTGTGGCGATCGGCGGGACTGTTCAGAAGTTCGATCAGCCTCGGCTCACCGACCCGGGCGCGGATCGTCGGACCACTCTGGACCCGACCCACCCTCGTCCTCGAGAAACGCCCGCGCGAACAGCTCGACGTGCATCTCGAGGATCTCGTCGGGGTCGAGCCCGTACGCGTCCGCCTGTCGCTCGAGGAACGCCTCGAGATCGTCGCTCGGTTCGTG
It includes:
- a CDS encoding hydrogenase iron-sulfur subunit; translated protein: MKVGSFVCSCADTCDIDLEGAREGIDDVDVAASSSLLCQDGLPAMEQVIEEFDLDQLIVTCPESGAQRKLRRVAEQQGLRPDAVSFVDQRERAGWVHDEAGATAKTARMVNARYAGLEAESIGRSISREAGDEVAVVADPETAAALADDADVTLIADGEEYVDAAANLDDVTIERGRVVDVEGRYGDFTVRLASRVTEDCISCMKCVHEGPDGQVTRYPVDIDPEAPDGGWTDVCPTDAIELNGTRRSLEFDQIVYPAADRRTRGGRIGFYTAPIDASTISAVRKHLGGIEKPDHLDLEMDVCAAGDSSQMGCNECVEACPHDAVERSRIDEVEFDKAACQNCGACTSSCPTGATMLREPSNERLAREVEALLVPADGEGGWLLDRSGSDLDPAIVAFVCSERADDALAEYGRLSAAGKAEVEYPPILPVRVNCTDTVGEAHAMHALACGADGVAIVGCGGDCLHSGPDPKADLVDRLNRATANLGLGERVGFFAPDPADHEAFVEEITTFAGDLPESPIPAGGHEATGGIDSAEPRSANSRTASGDADRDNPPFDSHGWTLESVRAILDHVDPDREVIRGLKDFGRMEVGDGCTFTPTCSNLCPTDAIRRNEETATLEFNHERCVNCGLCEEGCVEDVITMRDGLDLSLLPENRDGKDSVWTEVFEGSMLECRHCGTPFTSEQSAQKIQEEVGEVVAGIAPSASGSIFEYCNDCRAQLLYDRGGSR
- a CDS encoding TorD/DmsD family molecular chaperone, with amino-acid sequence MSVDQEALYDARLELVNFLIDALADVPTAEFVEALLDGAVRFPDESVDDRLDRGFERLAAFIEENEDRDPAAVQDELEREFTRLFVGPRPRIMAHETYYREDTDFRGSGLARIEASYGAAGWSPPEAYPEENDYVAVELAFLRYLIERQRDGYEETFGYQRVFHEEHLSEWIDEFAADVRETADVRFYEGVADVLEGVVAFEEEIAMQMA